The following are encoded together in the Candidatus Zymogenaceae bacterium genome:
- a CDS encoding thiolase family protein: MEKVAIVGVGQTTYERRKEDTFDELVFEAATKALADAGGEIGDIDNIVTVSNDFWDGRTISSMAVQDAAGSWDKDISTVEGDGTFGVLYGMMRALSGSFETTLVVSHIKGSEAVMNLITNAMFDPIFHRSLGVDATSSAALQARMYMEKVKATQEDVALVSVKNHKNAMNNPHAQLPMEIGVDDVMKSKMLADPLKLLDCSPISDGAAAVVLATEKGAKRFKKSPVWIKGVGHISDAYTLGYRDLANSRALDAAAKKAYKMAGVKNPLKDLDVVELYDAYSYMEPLWYEGLGIAKEGKGVELLKSGTTAMDGDLPVNPSGGVISAHPVLVAGMTRIVESVLQLRGEAEKRQVKGAKTALAHGINGACGQSHCVFVMGV, from the coding sequence ATGGAAAAGGTAGCCATTGTCGGGGTGGGACAGACCACCTACGAACGGCGTAAAGAGGATACCTTCGACGAGCTGGTTTTTGAGGCGGCCACCAAGGCCCTTGCCGATGCCGGCGGGGAGATCGGTGATATCGACAACATCGTCACCGTCTCCAACGATTTCTGGGACGGCAGAACCATCTCGTCCATGGCCGTCCAGGACGCCGCGGGAAGCTGGGACAAGGACATCTCCACCGTGGAGGGCGACGGAACCTTCGGCGTGCTCTACGGCATGATGCGGGCTTTGTCCGGCTCCTTCGAGACAACCCTGGTGGTGAGCCATATCAAGGGGTCCGAGGCGGTGATGAACCTGATTACCAACGCGATGTTCGATCCGATCTTTCATCGCTCACTGGGTGTCGACGCCACATCATCCGCGGCGCTTCAGGCCCGGATGTATATGGAGAAGGTCAAGGCGACGCAAGAGGATGTCGCCCTGGTGTCGGTGAAGAATCATAAGAACGCCATGAACAATCCGCATGCCCAGCTTCCGATGGAGATAGGTGTGGACGACGTGATGAAGTCGAAGATGCTCGCCGATCCCCTGAAGCTGTTGGACTGCTCGCCCATAAGCGACGGCGCCGCTGCGGTGGTTCTTGCCACGGAGAAGGGCGCCAAACGATTCAAGAAGAGCCCGGTCTGGATCAAGGGTGTGGGACATATATCCGACGCCTATACCCTGGGATATCGTGACCTGGCGAATTCCCGGGCCCTGGATGCGGCGGCGAAAAAAGCCTACAAGATGGCCGGTGTCAAGAATCCCCTGAAGGACCTGGACGTGGTTGAGCTGTACGATGCCTATTCGTACATGGAGCCGTTGTGGTACGAAGGACTGGGTATTGCAAAAGAGGGCAAGGGTGTGGAGCTGTTGAAGTCAGGCACCACAGCCATGGACGGTGACCTGCCGGTCAACCCGTCGGGCGGCGTCATCTCGGCCCACCCGGTGTTGGTGGCGGGCATGACACGGATCGTCGAGTCTGTTCTGCAGCTTCGAGGGGAGGCGGAGAAGCGTCAGGTAAAGGGCGCCAAGACCGCCCTGGCCCACGGCATCAACGGCGCCTGCGGTCAGTCTCACTGCGTGTTCGTCATGGGCGTGTAA
- a CDS encoding Zn-ribbon domain-containing OB-fold protein yields the protein MAEWLDKVENVYFEGRIKVPYKWYVGEVGSRFLVALRDKKELWGTKCPKCNKVYVPPQKNCGECFVPADTWVQVKDTGTLESFTVVNYSHSMQPDKPPLMYGLIKLDGADGSMLHLIGGAAPKDLKVGMRVKAVFREKREGNILDISHFAPE from the coding sequence ATGGCCGAATGGTTGGATAAGGTAGAAAACGTATATTTCGAAGGGCGTATTAAGGTTCCCTACAAGTGGTATGTGGGGGAGGTGGGGAGCCGGTTCCTGGTGGCCCTGAGGGATAAGAAAGAACTCTGGGGTACAAAATGCCCCAAGTGCAATAAAGTATATGTACCCCCCCAGAAGAACTGCGGCGAGTGCTTTGTGCCCGCTGACACGTGGGTCCAGGTAAAGGATACCGGTACACTGGAATCCTTTACTGTGGTCAACTATTCCCACAGCATGCAGCCCGATAAGCCCCCATTGATGTACGGACTCATCAAGCTGGACGGAGCCGACGGCTCCATGCTCCATCTTATTGGTGGTGCCGCCCCAAAGGATTTGAAGGTGGGCATGAGGGTCAAAGCGGTGTTTCGTGAGAAGCGAGAAGGGAACATTCTCGATATTTCACATTTCGCCCCGGAATAA
- a CDS encoding KamA family radical SAM protein encodes MPYKFIHSIEKLPQLSPDEKAELKSVTDTFEFLSNDYYLSLVNFDDPNDPIRRIIIPHPDELSNWGSLDASHEDIYTKVPGLQHKYRETALLLVSDACGGLCRFCFRKRLFIGDGNEIERDVSDGLDYIREHPEITNVLLTGGDALMLSTGRLEDIIQQIREIEHVKIIRIGTRLPAFYPYRIIEDPGLIDMIHKYSLSDRRIYFMTHFNHPRELTDLAVQAMYMLRSSGAVTVNQTPIIRGVNDDSRTMAELFKKLSYIGVPPYYIFQCRPVVGNENYAVPVEEAYHVIEGAKGMVSGLAKRARFTMSHMTGKLEVIAVTGGMTYFKYHQAADIRDIGRVLSFKSNPGAYWLDDYLARDTLKKAN; translated from the coding sequence ATGCCATACAAATTTATACACAGTATCGAGAAACTCCCCCAATTATCCCCGGATGAAAAGGCCGAACTGAAAAGTGTGACGGATACGTTCGAGTTTTTGTCCAACGACTATTACCTTTCACTGGTGAATTTCGACGATCCGAACGATCCGATCAGGCGCATCATCATTCCCCACCCCGACGAGCTCTCCAACTGGGGGAGCCTCGATGCCTCACATGAAGACATCTACACCAAGGTTCCGGGGCTTCAGCACAAATACCGTGAAACCGCCCTGCTCCTGGTAAGCGATGCATGCGGGGGACTGTGCCGGTTCTGTTTTCGAAAACGCCTCTTCATCGGCGACGGGAACGAGATAGAACGGGACGTCTCCGACGGACTGGATTATATCCGGGAGCACCCGGAGATCACGAACGTTCTGCTCACCGGCGGAGACGCCCTGATGCTGTCCACCGGGAGGTTGGAGGATATCATCCAGCAGATTCGGGAGATCGAGCACGTTAAAATCATCCGCATCGGCACCCGTTTGCCCGCATTCTATCCCTATCGCATCATCGAAGACCCGGGCCTGATCGATATGATCCACAAGTACAGTCTCAGCGACCGGCGGATCTACTTCATGACCCACTTCAACCACCCCCGGGAGCTGACCGACCTCGCCGTACAGGCCATGTACATGCTCAGGAGCTCAGGCGCCGTCACGGTAAACCAGACCCCGATCATCCGGGGCGTCAACGACGACAGCCGTACCATGGCCGAGCTGTTCAAGAAACTCTCCTATATCGGCGTCCCCCCCTACTATATCTTTCAGTGCAGGCCGGTGGTGGGCAACGAGAACTACGCCGTGCCGGTGGAGGAGGCGTATCATGTTATCGAGGGCGCCAAGGGGATGGTATCGGGCCTGGCGAAGCGGGCGCGGTTCACCATGTCCCACATGACCGGCAAGCTCGAGGTGATCGCCGTCACAGGCGGGATGACCTATTTCAAATACCACCAGGCTGCGGATATCAGAGACATCGGGAGGGTACTGTCATTCAAGAGCAATCCCGGTGCCTACTGGCTGGACGACTACCTGGCCCGGGATACCCTCAAAAAGGCGAACTGA
- a CDS encoding nitronate monooxygenase: MFKTAITEMFGVKYPVICGAMQWLCTPKLCAAISNAGGLGNLTAGNYETEEDFRAAVKETQKLTDKPFFVGLTILPSVRITPGHHRMYAEVCADMGVAGMEVSGAPLDRGIGPDIIDVLKKGNVKMFHKVGAVRHAVHAEKAGYDGIYAAGIEEGGHPLNDDVTTMILTPRIKSAVKIPVVTVGGIADGRSLAAALTLGADGVMMATRFVATTDCEVHDNIRQELVKRQEFETVLWGGSLGLQGRALKNKIIEEVLELEEKGAGFEALYPLIAGERIKNAWEQGNAEDAPLMVGQSVGLVNDVMSCKELLEKMGKEAAEVLKDTVKKVS; this comes from the coding sequence ATGTTCAAAACGGCAATTACGGAGATGTTCGGCGTCAAGTATCCTGTCATCTGCGGCGCTATGCAGTGGCTATGCACCCCGAAGCTGTGTGCCGCTATCTCCAACGCCGGGGGACTGGGCAACCTTACCGCAGGCAACTATGAAACGGAAGAAGACTTTCGGGCCGCTGTGAAAGAGACCCAAAAACTGACCGACAAACCCTTTTTCGTGGGACTGACGATCCTGCCGTCGGTGCGTATCACACCCGGTCATCACCGGATGTACGCCGAGGTATGCGCGGACATGGGAGTCGCCGGCATGGAAGTTTCCGGCGCACCCCTCGATCGGGGGATCGGACCCGACATTATCGACGTGCTGAAAAAGGGCAACGTCAAGATGTTCCACAAGGTGGGCGCGGTGCGCCACGCCGTGCACGCCGAGAAGGCCGGGTATGACGGCATCTACGCCGCGGGCATCGAAGAGGGCGGACACCCCCTCAACGACGACGTGACCACCATGATCCTGACACCCCGGATCAAGAGTGCGGTAAAAATACCGGTGGTAACGGTGGGAGGCATCGCCGACGGCCGCTCCCTGGCCGCAGCCCTCACCCTCGGCGCCGATGGCGTGATGATGGCGACCCGATTCGTGGCCACCACCGATTGCGAAGTGCACGACAATATTCGCCAGGAACTGGTGAAACGCCAGGAATTCGAAACGGTCCTCTGGGGCGGATCCCTGGGTCTGCAGGGCCGGGCGCTGAAGAACAAGATCATCGAGGAGGTTCTGGAACTGGAGGAGAAGGGAGCCGGTTTCGAGGCGCTCTATCCGCTGATCGCCGGCGAGCGCATCAAGAACGCCTGGGAGCAGGGAAACGCGGAAGACGCCCCGCTGATGGTGGGTCAGTCCGTCGGATTGGTTAACGACGTCATGAGCTGCAAGGAGCTTCTGGAAAAAATGGGGAAGGAAGCTGCGGAGGTACTCAAGGATACCGTTAAAAAGGTATCGTAA
- a CDS encoding Zn-ribbon domain-containing OB-fold protein gives MESGEAFQPFNWSVGRHGSMFLKELKDNKAFYGVKCPKCGRVYVPPRKVCGRCYVAMDERVKVSDEGEVVVCTIIQFGFVDPSTGYQQPVPYGYAFIRLDGADTLLPFFLDSTDPKKVRVGARVKAVFEEKRTGSIADIKHFEILD, from the coding sequence ATAGAGTCCGGCGAGGCATTTCAGCCCTTCAACTGGAGTGTCGGCCGGCACGGCTCGATGTTCCTGAAAGAGCTGAAGGATAACAAGGCGTTTTACGGCGTGAAGTGCCCAAAGTGCGGGAGGGTCTACGTACCGCCCAGAAAGGTCTGCGGCAGGTGTTACGTGGCGATGGATGAGCGGGTGAAGGTGTCCGATGAGGGCGAGGTCGTCGTCTGCACCATCATCCAGTTCGGCTTCGTGGACCCGAGCACCGGGTATCAGCAGCCGGTTCCCTACGGATACGCCTTCATCAGGCTGGACGGCGCCGATACGCTGCTCCCCTTCTTCCTGGACAGCACCGATCCTAAAAAAGTGAGGGTCGGCGCCCGGGTGAAGGCCGTGTTCGAGGAAAAGCGAACAGGCAGCATAGCGGATATTAAACATTTTGAAATTCTCGACTGA
- a CDS encoding class I SAM-dependent methyltransferase, which produces MSQKKHTARPSVRTVPATYFDVQAYWGATKHMGGRRATDELIGLCGIDADSLVLEIGCGVGVTTSMLAGRIGCRVVALDRNLMMLSRAGERARREGDDVRVMFVCADARHIPFREGVFDVVMSESATTFVSEKREAVRDYVRATVPGGRVGVNEEIWHEPPNESMASYVEDVLEIPSGIPDADGWITLLRDAGLSNIVARPRHFRIIGQFLDELGRYRFGEYLLSLGRFFALVVTNRAFRRYMRHTMFRAVPRGMFRRLGYGLFVGVKGDDAARQGG; this is translated from the coding sequence ATGAGCCAAAAGAAGCACACGGCGCGGCCGTCCGTTCGCACCGTCCCCGCAACCTATTTCGACGTTCAGGCCTACTGGGGCGCCACAAAGCATATGGGGGGACGGCGCGCCACCGACGAGCTTATCGGGCTGTGCGGTATCGATGCCGATTCCCTGGTCCTCGAAATCGGATGCGGAGTGGGGGTGACGACGTCGATGCTTGCGGGCCGGATCGGCTGTCGGGTCGTGGCGCTGGATCGAAACCTCATGATGCTCTCACGGGCCGGGGAGCGCGCCCGGCGGGAGGGGGATGATGTGCGGGTGATGTTCGTGTGTGCGGACGCGCGGCATATCCCCTTTCGTGAGGGTGTGTTCGACGTCGTCATGAGCGAGTCGGCAACCACCTTTGTGTCGGAGAAGAGGGAGGCGGTAAGGGACTACGTTCGGGCGACTGTTCCCGGGGGGAGAGTGGGGGTGAACGAGGAGATATGGCACGAGCCGCCCAACGAATCGATGGCGTCGTACGTGGAAGACGTCCTTGAGATTCCATCCGGCATTCCCGATGCGGATGGGTGGATCACGCTGTTGCGGGACGCCGGCCTTTCGAACATCGTCGCCCGCCCCCGGCATTTCAGGATTATCGGTCAGTTTTTGGATGAGCTGGGAAGGTATCGATTCGGCGAGTATCTTTTGAGTCTGGGGAGATTTTTCGCCCTCGTCGTGACGAATCGGGCATTTCGCCGATATATGAGACATACCATGTTCAGGGCCGTGCCGAGGGGAATGTTCCGTCGCCTGGGATACGGTCTCTTTGTGGGTGTGAAGGGGGACGATGCGGCCCGGCAGGGGGGATGA
- a CDS encoding thiolase family protein has protein sequence MGKKVAIVGFGQTYQRSSRKDVNGVELINEAVHTALSDAELTINDIDAIVIGNMDHFEGVNYVDCWSAEGSGAVMKPIFKLTTGGTTGTTVAMCGYYHVASGMFDRVLAIGWEKNSESDTTGAIVTAFNPVWERTRFGGAIAGLAVEASKYMDNYGVTERDGARVAVRERLHALNNPYSQLHQEWMKGMEVDQIVDLLVTSEQNQMLAYPLRMSDMCPRTDGAAAVIFASEDVAEKIAPTPAWVVSTHNRHNYVFLGDINWDRNDTLETAAKKVFEDAGIKEPLKEIDVCELYMPYSYAGLKWMESIGFCGPGEGPKLVWDGVTDMDGELPVNPSGGVMSSNPIGATAIIRVGEGALQIMGKAGDRQVQKDVNYALCTGFGGCNWADVMLLGKKKPS, from the coding sequence ATGGGAAAAAAAGTAGCGATTGTAGGTTTCGGCCAGACGTATCAGCGCAGCTCCAGAAAGGATGTAAACGGCGTTGAGCTGATCAACGAGGCGGTTCATACCGCCCTGAGCGATGCCGAACTGACCATAAATGATATAGATGCTATCGTTATCGGCAACATGGATCACTTTGAAGGGGTCAATTATGTCGATTGCTGGAGCGCTGAAGGCTCCGGCGCGGTGATGAAGCCGATTTTCAAGCTTACCACCGGCGGCACAACCGGCACAACGGTTGCCATGTGCGGCTATTATCATGTCGCCTCCGGGATGTTCGATCGGGTTCTCGCCATCGGGTGGGAAAAGAATTCCGAATCCGACACCACCGGCGCCATCGTTACCGCATTCAATCCTGTCTGGGAGCGCACGAGGTTCGGCGGGGCCATTGCCGGCCTGGCGGTTGAGGCGAGCAAGTACATGGATAATTACGGCGTAACGGAAAGGGACGGCGCCCGGGTGGCGGTGCGTGAGCGGCTCCATGCACTGAACAATCCCTATTCCCAGCTCCATCAGGAATGGATGAAGGGAATGGAGGTGGATCAGATCGTGGACCTCCTGGTGACCAGCGAGCAGAATCAGATGCTGGCCTATCCCCTCAGGATGAGCGATATGTGTCCCCGGACGGATGGGGCGGCGGCGGTGATCTTCGCCTCGGAGGATGTGGCGGAAAAGATCGCCCCGACACCGGCATGGGTGGTCTCCACGCACAACCGTCACAATTACGTCTTCCTGGGAGATATCAACTGGGATCGAAACGACACCCTGGAAACAGCGGCGAAGAAGGTGTTCGAAGATGCAGGCATCAAGGAGCCGCTCAAGGAAATTGACGTGTGTGAGCTGTATATGCCCTATTCATATGCCGGGCTGAAGTGGATGGAGTCCATCGGTTTCTGTGGGCCCGGCGAGGGGCCGAAGCTGGTATGGGACGGCGTGACCGATATGGACGGCGAGTTGCCGGTGAATCCATCCGGCGGCGTGATGAGCTCCAATCCCATCGGCGCCACCGCAATCATCCGCGTGGGAGAGGGGGCGTTGCAGATCATGGGCAAGGCAGGGGATCGCCAGGTTCAGAAGGACGTCAACTATGCCCTATGCACAGGGTTCGGCGGCTGCAACTGGGCCGACGTGATGCTGTTAGGTAAAAAGAAACCGTCGTAA
- a CDS encoding 3-keto-5-aminohexanoate cleavage protein — protein sequence MKPEDYMWDYRDPYQWMDRTRRSAFPPLIITCAITGGVQGKEAHELLPETAEEQADAVYEVYKAGAVSVHLHARVPDNLAMTTNNPDDYSRINKLIRERCPDIIINNTTGGGPHLSTEERMCCLYADPAPDMASLNLGPFVLKVPLKERAEPLLHPRPAFTFDACIPASYADVNTYAKTMKEKGIKPEIELYHPGQYWVMQDLIMEGNLDAPYMVQYVMGFQTSSFPTPANVLSLINELPPQSMFSLIGVGPYQLPMNTLGIIMGGHVRVGMEDNLYYKKGEKIKSNAQLVERVKRIAEELNRPIATVAQAREMLGLPQIKK from the coding sequence ATGAAGCCTGAAGACTATATGTGGGACTATCGCGATCCGTACCAGTGGATGGATCGGACCAGAAGGAGCGCATTTCCCCCGTTGATTATTACCTGCGCCATTACCGGCGGCGTCCAGGGAAAGGAAGCCCACGAGCTCCTTCCCGAAACCGCCGAAGAGCAGGCCGACGCGGTCTACGAGGTCTATAAGGCCGGCGCGGTATCGGTGCATCTGCATGCCAGAGTTCCGGATAACCTTGCCATGACCACCAACAACCCGGATGATTACTCCCGGATAAACAAGCTCATTCGCGAGCGATGCCCGGATATCATCATCAACAACACCACCGGCGGCGGCCCCCATCTCTCCACCGAGGAGCGCATGTGCTGCCTCTATGCGGACCCGGCCCCGGACATGGCCAGTCTGAACCTGGGACCGTTTGTACTGAAGGTCCCCCTGAAGGAACGGGCGGAACCTTTGCTCCATCCCCGTCCCGCGTTCACGTTTGACGCGTGCATTCCCGCAAGTTATGCCGATGTCAACACGTATGCGAAGACCATGAAGGAAAAGGGGATCAAGCCGGAAATCGAGCTGTATCATCCGGGACAGTACTGGGTGATGCAGGACCTGATAATGGAGGGGAATCTGGATGCGCCCTATATGGTGCAGTATGTGATGGGGTTTCAGACCTCGTCGTTCCCGACTCCGGCGAATGTCCTGTCTCTCATCAACGAGCTTCCGCCCCAGTCCATGTTCTCCCTCATCGGTGTGGGTCCGTACCAGTTGCCGATGAATACGCTGGGCATCATCATGGGCGGACATGTACGAGTGGGTATGGAGGATAACCTCTATTACAAAAAGGGTGAGAAGATAAAATCCAACGCGCAGCTTGTGGAACGCGTCAAGCGCATCGCAGAGGAGCTCAATCGCCCGATAGCCACAGTCGCCCAGGCGCGGGAGATGTTGGGACTTCCCCAGATTAAAAAGTAA
- a CDS encoding long-chain fatty acid--CoA ligase produces the protein MQKRIWHKSYAPGVPTSLDYEKITISQALTRSAEEHPNAIALNYMGNKITYRQLNDMVNQFSKALKDLGVKKGDVVAVCLPNLPQTIITNLAILRIGAVTAQNNPLYTERELAYQLDDSDAKTIVTMALLVPRIEKIQSETKIEKIIACHINSYLPFPIRQLFPLVKKQMYRKIEETENLYVFKNLIKKYSTEPVKDESVWDELATLIYTGGTTGVSKGVMLSHSNLSSNVQQFAAWFPDLKSGEERLIGTFPVFHSAGFTAIQNFFIWKAFEHLVIPRPEPASIIDMIKKWKPTFLPGAPTIFVGLLNDPEFRKLDFSCLKGFFSGSAPLAADTIRDLHELTGAFICEVYGSTETTPIATVTPWGGTIKPGTVGIPVPDTDVKLVDPETGKDVKEIGGVGEICIKGPQIMMGYHKKPEETKEVLKGQWFLTGDMGTFDEDGYLSIVDRKKDMIIAGGYNIYPVEVDGVLYDHPKVLEACTIGVPDEYRGENVKAFIVLKEGETATADDIKNYCRENLAAYKIPRIVEFVDELPKSAVGKILRRKLRDMELEKMGKA, from the coding sequence ATGCAAAAACGCATTTGGCACAAATCATATGCTCCGGGCGTACCGACCAGTCTGGACTACGAAAAAATTACTATTTCACAGGCACTCACCCGTTCGGCGGAAGAGCATCCCAATGCCATCGCTCTCAACTACATGGGGAACAAAATCACCTACCGACAACTCAACGATATGGTCAATCAGTTCTCCAAGGCGTTGAAGGATCTTGGAGTCAAGAAAGGAGATGTGGTGGCGGTCTGTCTTCCGAATCTTCCCCAGACCATCATTACGAATCTGGCCATATTACGCATCGGCGCCGTGACGGCCCAGAACAATCCGCTCTATACCGAGCGGGAACTGGCCTATCAGCTTGATGATTCCGATGCGAAAACCATCGTTACCATGGCGCTTCTCGTCCCCCGTATCGAGAAAATCCAGTCCGAGACGAAAATTGAAAAGATTATTGCCTGCCACATCAACTCGTATCTCCCTTTTCCGATAAGACAGCTCTTCCCCCTCGTGAAAAAGCAGATGTACAGAAAGATTGAAGAGACCGAGAACCTGTATGTCTTCAAGAATCTAATAAAAAAATACTCCACCGAGCCGGTGAAGGACGAGAGCGTATGGGACGAATTGGCAACTCTCATATATACCGGCGGGACGACGGGCGTCAGCAAGGGGGTCATGCTGAGCCACTCGAACCTGAGCAGCAACGTGCAACAGTTTGCAGCCTGGTTCCCCGACCTGAAATCGGGAGAGGAGCGGTTGATCGGAACGTTTCCGGTGTTTCATTCCGCCGGATTCACCGCGATCCAGAACTTTTTTATCTGGAAGGCGTTCGAGCACCTGGTTATCCCCCGGCCGGAGCCGGCCAGCATCATCGATATGATAAAAAAATGGAAGCCGACATTTCTCCCCGGCGCCCCCACCATCTTTGTGGGACTGCTCAATGATCCGGAATTCAGGAAACTCGATTTCAGTTGCCTCAAGGGATTCTTTTCCGGATCCGCGCCCCTGGCTGCGGACACCATCCGCGACCTGCACGAGCTGACCGGCGCCTTCATATGTGAGGTCTACGGATCAACCGAAACGACCCCCATCGCCACCGTCACACCCTGGGGCGGCACCATCAAGCCCGGGACCGTGGGTATCCCCGTGCCCGATACCGATGTCAAGCTTGTGGATCCGGAAACAGGCAAGGACGTCAAGGAGATCGGCGGGGTGGGAGAGATATGCATCAAGGGACCCCAGATAATGATGGGATACCACAAGAAGCCGGAAGAGACAAAAGAGGTGTTGAAAGGTCAATGGTTCCTGACCGGGGACATGGGAACCTTCGACGAAGACGGCTATCTCTCCATTGTGGACCGCAAGAAGGATATGATCATCGCCGGCGGCTATAACATCTATCCGGTGGAGGTGGACGGGGTACTGTATGACCACCCGAAGGTCCTGGAGGCCTGTACCATAGGCGTGCCGGACGAGTATCGCGGAGAAAACGTCAAGGCGTTTATCGTTCTCAAAGAGGGTGAGACAGCCACAGCAGATGATATAAAAAACTACTGCAGGGAAAACCTCGCGGCCTATAAAATCCCCCGCATTGTGGAGTTTGTCGATGAACTTCCGAAGAGCGCGGTTGGGAAGATCCTGAGGAGAAAACTTCGGGACATGGAGCTTGAGAAGATGGGGAAAGCGTAA
- a CDS encoding MaoC family dehydratase N-terminal domain-containing protein: MEKVFFEDYQTGETLVSPGRTITETDIVMFAGITGDWHPIHTNVEYAAKTMFGERIAHGMLGLTIGSALVFRLGPYVFTPKKFIAFYGMDKIRFTAPIKIGDTIRCEATVAEMKERDEHTGTIAYDGRIKNQRDEDCVIFTPKILVGRKTE; the protein is encoded by the coding sequence ATGGAAAAGGTATTCTTTGAGGATTACCAGACAGGTGAAACTCTGGTATCCCCCGGCAGGACAATCACGGAGACCGATATCGTGATGTTCGCCGGGATCACCGGCGACTGGCATCCCATCCACACCAACGTGGAGTACGCCGCCAAGACTATGTTCGGCGAGCGCATCGCGCACGGTATGCTTGGGCTCACCATCGGTTCCGCCCTCGTGTTTCGCCTGGGTCCGTATGTCTTTACTCCGAAAAAATTCATCGCCTTTTACGGCATGGATAAAATCCGGTTTACCGCGCCCATCAAGATCGGTGACACAATCAGGTGCGAGGCCACAGTGGCCGAGATGAAAGAGCGGGACGAGCATACCGGCACCATTGCCTACGACGGCCGGATCAAGAATCAGCGGGACGAGGACTGCGTGATTTTCACTCCAAAGATACTGGTGGGCAGGAAAACCGAATAA